In the Hevea brasiliensis isolate MT/VB/25A 57/8 chromosome 8, ASM3005281v1, whole genome shotgun sequence genome, TAGAAATTTAGGTCCATTGTATAAGATTAGAGAATTTATGCCATTTGagacctaaaatcaattttgtttttagattcaagggtttagaaagtgtttttatatcattcctaaggtttttgaatggtcaaaataatttttacaacctttcttcaaaaactcaaaatttcaatttttaagtcaggcagtagcgaaattagttaacccgttgcaaaaattagttaactagttttgatgtctaaaattctctatcttacaaaactagttaaccgatgaaaattttagttaactatttttatGACCTGACCTGACTCAACTCTGCTGCACGACTTTCTAAGCAATAACAGctagttttttgaaaattaaagagccgttagacacactctccagcagacgtttttggcaatgaaaagcacctataaaaggcatcatttactacaattctaactaatgaaagtgttcttattcatagtgaatttattgtggtttttaaagctttcattcaattactcttgagcttgagtggcaaatcttctctctcaatcttcTAGCATTAAATTCTATATTtgagagttattgagagtgatttcttctacatcaaaacctatttaaggttgtgtaagtgtgaggacacacttgtggaaggttttcaagcaccttgtgaagcttgtgggaggtttttcaagcaccttgtgaagcttgtggtcttttgtgggaagcaaagacgttgtaaaggtcctcaagcacctgggaagcttgttgatattgtaaaggctttgaatcttgcctgttgaaaagatcaaatagtggagtgactctcaaagtgggactttgggaagagtggatgtaggctaagagagccgaaccactataaacattgtgtttgattctcttcttcccttaactctttaattttcagcactttaattttctgattatatatattgaatgtgttgagaatttgtttattgagCTAATATTGCAAACTCTGAATTTTATGTGAGAAAATACACTTGATATCAAGTACTTATTTTGTGTATGAACTAGTATTTGTGCATAACTTGATTGATTACTTAAATTACACCCTAGGAACAGAGTTATACACATACATAGAAGTGCAAAGCCTCAATTTTTCATTAAGTCTAGAGCAAGGGctgaaaaattgtctaaagtgtccaattcacccccctcttggtcactttctttgggacaacaaattggtatcagagcttgtctctcttgcttgaggtttAAACACCTTAGAGAGATCCTACAATGGCTAGCACATCTAACATAGCTGGTATCCCTGCACCTTTAGCTGAAGCACACTCTATCACTAGACCACCTTTGTTTAATGGTTCTAATTATTCTTTTTAGAAAGTGAGGATGAGAAACTTTATTCAATCTGTTGATATTGAAGCATGGCAAAGAATTGTTAAAGGTCCTGAAATTCCATTAGAATTGCATGCTGATGGTTATAGAGAAAAACTAGAAGATGAATATAATGAACTTGATTGGAAGAAAGTTTCTTCAAATGCTAAAGCTTtaaacattcttcattgtgcacTTGATGCAACtgagtataatcgtatttcaggTTGTGCATCTGCAAAAGAAGTGTGGGATAAActtgaagtcacatatgaagggacTAATCAAGTGAAGGAATCAAAAGCAAATAGGCTTGTTCGGGAATATGaactatttgagatgaaacctggagAAACCATTTTAGAAATGAGCATAAGATTTACTGATCTGGTGAATATTCTCAAAGCTCTTGAAAAAGAATTCACTGAAGAAGAGTTAGTCAAGAAAGTCTTGAGGTCACTACCTAAATCATGGGAAACAAAGGTTACAGTGATCTTTGACACCAAAGATTTCTCCAAATTCACTTATGATGAGCTGATTGGTTCTCTTATTGCTCATGAAATGCTTTATGACAAGAGCAAAAGCAATGtagatgatgaaaagaaaaagagaggaatTGCCTTAAAGTCAAGCCAAGAGGATGAATTAAGGAAAACTATAGCTTTTAAGGCTGCCTCAAGTGACAGCTCCAATTGTTTAAGTGATGAAGATGATCTTGCCATGATTACAAGAAGATTCAAGAAAGCATTCAAAAAGGGAGGttcaaaatataagaaattcCTGAAGAAATATTCTCCCAAAGGTGAAACAAGCAAAGATCAAAGTGAGATTAAATGCTTTGAATGCAACAAACCTGGTCACATCAAGCCAAATTGTCCTAAACTGAAAAAGAAGAATTCAAAGGACAAGAGCAAGAAAGCCTTGGTTGCTGGTTGGATGGATAGTGATGATTCCTCAAGTGATAACTCTAGTGACAAGGAGGTTGCACACATTTGTCTCATGGCTCTAGGAGAGGATAAACCAGAAAGTTCCCAACAAAGAGAAATCAACGCTGAGGTAAATAATTCTGACTCTCTTAGTATTGAAGATTATGAAGAAGCATTTGccaaattatatgaagaatacAAAGTTTATAAGAAAAAATGTTCTGCTTTAAATAAAGAAATAGCTTCCTTAAGAGCTGAAAATGATTCTATGAGCATTGTTGtacaagaaaataaattttataaaaatcaaatgctcTTGTATGATGAGCTGAATAAGGAGTTAGAAGATTCAAAAATTGCTTGTGAAAAACTCATTGAGAAAAACAGGATTTTAGAAACTAAGGTGGAATCTTTGACCAATGATTTAGCTAAATTCACAAATGGCACACAAATTCTTGATACGTTACTTGGTTCTCAAAGATTATCAAATCAAAAATCTGGTCTTGGTTATGATGGATTCATGCACtatggaaaatacaaaaatttctttgtaaaagcttcatctcattcattatcaaatgTCATTTGCTTTTACTGCAACCAAAATGGTCATATGGTTAGTCATTGTCCCATAAGGAAAGGTTCCTCAAAAGTAAAAAGgatatgggtgcctaaaggaacaaTTCCTAATGTCTCTAACCCTCAAGGACCCAaacttgcttgggtacctaagaaatACTCAATAAATTTCAGGTATGTCTTAGAAGCAAGCAAGAGTGTGAACAATGGTATGTTGATAGTGCTTGTTCAAGACACATGACTGGAGACAAAGAAAAATTTTCAAACCTCACCTTGAGAAGTGGTGGACATGTGAGATTTGGGGACAAAGGCAAAGCTTACATCATTGGAAGTGGCTCTATTGGGAAAAATCCAAGCATAAAGGATGTCGCATtagttgaaggtttgaaattcaATCTCCTTAGTGTAAGTCAATTATGTGATAAAGGTTACAAAGTTACTTTTAattctacacattgtgagattaGAAGTTTGCATAATGATCATACATTATTCATTGCACCTAGAAGTGAAAATGTGTATTTGCTTAATTTGAATATTATTGAAAATGGAAATGAAAGATGCCTTGTATCTCTTGAAGAAGATAGTTGGTTGTGGTATAGAAGACTTGGTCATGCTAGTATgcatgtgatttcaaaacttttaaGATATGACCTTGTTAAAGGTTTGCCAAAAATTAACTTTGAAAAAGACCATGTTTGCAAGCCTTGTTCTCTTGGGAAACAAACCAAAGTTTCTTTCAAATCAAAGAATGTTATTTCAACATCTAGACCTCTTGAGTTGTTACATCTTGATTTGTTTGGTCCTATTACCCCTATTAGTCTTGGTGGTAAAGCGTATACCTTGGTCATAGTAGATGATTACACTAGGTATACATGGACATATTTTCTTGCACATAAGGATGAAACTTTTAGtatatttatatctttttgtAAGAAAGTACAAAGTGAAAAAGGCTTAGCCATTTCCTCCATTAGAAGTGATCATGGGAGAGAGTTTGAAAACCAATCTTTTGATGAATTTTGTTCAAACAATggcatttttcataatttttcagctcctagaaccccacaacaaaatggagttgtagagaggaaaaatagaactttacaagaaatggcaagaacaatgcttaGTGAACATAGTCTTCCAAAATATTTTTGGGCAGAAACCATAAACACTGCTTGCTATATCTTGAATAGAGCAATGATTAGGCCACTCTTAAAGAAAACCTCTTATGAATTATGGAAAGGGAGGAAGCCTAACATCTCTTACTTTCgtgcatttggttgtaagtgttaTATCTTGAACAATAAGAAAGATAATCTCAAAAAGTTTGATGTAAAATCAGATGAAGGTATTTTTCTAGGATATTCAATGCATAGCAAAGCTTATCGAGTCTTTAATAGGAGAACTTTGTTAGTTGAGGAAACCATTCATGTTATATTTGATGAAACTAACAACTTCTTGGAAAGAAAGATTGTTTGTGATGATGATGAACGAGGTGAAATTTTTGGAAGAAAAAAGGATGAGACTCAAAAGCAACAAAGTCAACCTATTGAGCCCCAAAGTGCATTTGGGAATGATATTGACAATAAAGatgctaatgagaaagatcaagaaggtgatcaagaagtattgcccaatattgaagaactccaaattgaTGAACCACATCATGATGACCTACCTCAAGAATGGAGATATCATAGAGATCATCCAAAGGAGGACATAATTGATAGCCCTTCACAAaagatgatgacaagagctcaacttcgaAAATACTTTGGTAACGTTGCATTTGTTTCTCAACTTGAACCAAAGTCTTATAATGAAGCTCAAAGTGATGAGAGTTGGA is a window encoding:
- the LOC131182127 gene encoding uncharacterized protein LOC131182127, with product MRNFIQSVDIEAWQRIVKGPEIPLELHADGYREKLEDEYNELDWKKVSSNAKALNILHCALDATEYNRISGCASAKEVWDKLEVTYEGTNQVKESKANRLVREYELFEMKPGETILEMSIRFTDLVNILKALEKEFTEEELVKKVLRSLPKSWETKVTVIFDTKDFSKFTYDELIGSLIAHEMLYDKSKSNVDDEKKKRGIALKSSQEDELRKTIAFKAASSDSSNCLSDEDDLAMITRRFKKAFKKGGSKYKKFLKKYSPKGETSKDQSEIKCFECNKPGHIKPNCPKLKKKNSKDKSKKALVAGWMDSDDSSSDNSSDKEVAHICLMALGEDKPESSQQREINAEVNNSDSLSIEDYEEAFAKLYEEYKVYKKKCSALNKEIASLRAENDSMSIVVQENKFYKNQMLLYDELNKELEDSKIACEKLIEKNRILETKVESLTNDLAKFTNGTQILDTLLGSQRLSNQKSGLGYDGFMHYGKYKNFFVCLRSKQECEQWYVDSACSRHMTGDKEKFSNLTLRSGGHVRFGDKGKAYIIGSGSIGKNPSIKDVALVEGLKFNLLSVSQLCDKGYKVTFNSTHCEIRSLHNDHTLFIAPRSENVYLLNLNIIENGNERCLVSLEEDSWLWYRRLGHASMHVISKLLRYDLVKGLPKINFEKDHVCKPCSLGKQTKVSFKSKNVISTSRPLELLHLDLFGPITPISLGGKAYTLVIVDDYTRAMIRPLLKKTSYELWKGRKPNISYFRAFGCKCYILNNKKDNLKKFDVKSDEGIFLGYSMHSKAYRVFNRRTLLVEETIHVIFDETNNFLERKIVCDDDERGEIFGRKKDETQKQQSQPIEPQSAFGNDIDNKDANEKDQEEWRYHRDHPKEDIIDSPSQKMMTRAQLRKYFGNVAFVSQLEPKSYNEAQSDESWILAMQEELNQFERNKVWKLVPRPRNYSIIGTKWVFRNKMDDKGHN